A single genomic interval of Stigmatella aurantiaca harbors:
- the dusA gene encoding tRNA dihydrouridine(20/20a) synthase DusA: MLSYPMPLCVAPMMDWTDRHCRYFHRQLSRRTLLYTEMLTTGAVIHGDRDRLLGFDVAEHPVALQLGGSEPAALAEAARIGEAWGYDEINLNVGCPSDRVQSGRFGACLMAEPELVARLVGAMREAVRIPVTVKSRIAIDDMEEWPTLERFVRLVSAQGCSRFIVHARKAWLQGLSPKENRDIPPLRYELVYRLKQELPALDISINGGIKTLEAAAEHLRHVDGVMIGRAAYENPYLLAEADQRLFGGTEAPKDRHEVVEGMLPYMEARRSQGAPLNAITRHMLGLFQGLPGARAWRRHLSENIHKPGAGPEVVQAALALVPRVSPAGVAA, from the coding sequence ATGCTGTCCTATCCCATGCCCCTGTGTGTGGCGCCGATGATGGACTGGACCGACCGGCACTGCCGGTACTTCCACCGTCAGCTCAGCCGGCGCACTCTGCTCTACACGGAGATGCTCACCACGGGCGCCGTCATCCATGGGGACCGGGACCGGCTCCTGGGGTTCGATGTGGCCGAGCACCCCGTGGCCCTCCAGCTCGGAGGCTCCGAGCCCGCGGCGCTGGCCGAGGCCGCGCGCATCGGCGAGGCGTGGGGCTATGACGAAATCAACCTCAACGTCGGCTGCCCGAGTGACCGGGTGCAGTCGGGCCGCTTCGGCGCGTGCCTCATGGCCGAGCCCGAGCTGGTGGCCCGGCTGGTGGGCGCCATGCGCGAGGCGGTGCGCATCCCCGTGACGGTCAAGTCGCGCATCGCCATCGATGACATGGAGGAGTGGCCCACGCTGGAGCGCTTCGTGCGGCTCGTCTCCGCGCAGGGCTGCTCGCGCTTCATCGTGCACGCGCGCAAGGCGTGGCTCCAGGGCCTGAGCCCCAAGGAGAACCGGGACATTCCGCCGCTGCGCTACGAGCTGGTGTACCGGCTCAAGCAGGAGCTCCCCGCGCTCGACATCAGCATCAACGGCGGCATCAAGACGCTGGAGGCCGCGGCCGAGCACCTGCGGCACGTGGACGGGGTGATGATTGGCCGGGCCGCGTACGAGAACCCGTACCTCCTGGCCGAGGCCGACCAGCGGCTCTTCGGCGGCACGGAGGCGCCGAAGGACCGGCACGAGGTGGTGGAGGGGATGCTGCCCTACATGGAAGCGCGGCGGAGCCAGGGCGCGCCGCTCAACGCCATCACCCGGCACATGCTCGGGCTCTTCCAGGGGCTGCCGGGGGCCCGGGCCTGGCGCCGGCACCTGAGCGAGAACATCCACAAGCCGGGCGCGGGGCCGGAGGTGGTTCAGGCCGCGCTCGCGCTGGTGCCCCGCGTCTCCCCCGCCGGGGTGGCGGCCTGA
- a CDS encoding aminomethyltransferase family protein, translating into MEPLSLHFLHEQAGAHFSNLGGREAVADYGDSEAEYRAAREAVALHDASYRETLRITGEDRASFLHGMVTQEVKGLAVGAVAYAALITAKGAMVADARLLKREADLLMDLEPGTGAKVREFLDKYLISEDAELHEATGELALLRLLGPRTPEVLAAALGAPFEPLGAAQSRTVTLAGAPVGVLSPPPFEPHGVDLWVPREALERVWGALVAAGGPHGLKPLGFGALELLRVEAGVPRYGQDMVDTTIPLEANLTSAISYNKGCYIGQEVIARATFRGHMNRKLTGLLLGEAEAVPGTELRKGEKKVGWLTSVVHSPAQGQRVALGYVHRDHLDPGTELTLAEGPTVKVAPLPFRP; encoded by the coding sequence CGAATCTTGGCGGCCGGGAAGCGGTGGCCGATTATGGAGACTCGGAGGCCGAGTATCGAGCGGCACGAGAGGCCGTGGCCCTCCACGACGCCTCCTACCGCGAGACGCTCCGGATAACGGGGGAAGACCGCGCGAGCTTCCTGCACGGCATGGTGACCCAGGAGGTGAAGGGGCTCGCCGTGGGCGCTGTCGCCTATGCGGCCCTCATCACCGCCAAGGGGGCCATGGTGGCCGATGCCCGCCTGCTCAAGCGGGAGGCCGACCTGCTGATGGACCTGGAGCCCGGCACGGGCGCCAAGGTCCGGGAGTTCCTGGACAAATACCTCATCTCCGAGGACGCCGAGCTGCACGAGGCCACCGGGGAGCTGGCGCTCCTGCGGCTGCTCGGTCCCCGGACGCCCGAGGTGCTGGCCGCGGCCCTGGGGGCCCCCTTCGAGCCGCTCGGGGCCGCGCAGAGCCGGACGGTGACGCTGGCCGGGGCGCCGGTGGGGGTGCTGAGCCCCCCGCCCTTCGAGCCGCACGGGGTGGACCTGTGGGTGCCCCGCGAGGCGCTGGAGCGCGTCTGGGGTGCGCTCGTGGCGGCGGGCGGGCCGCACGGGCTGAAGCCCCTGGGCTTCGGGGCGCTGGAGCTGCTGCGGGTGGAGGCGGGGGTGCCGCGCTACGGGCAGGACATGGTGGACACCACCATTCCCCTGGAGGCGAACCTCACGAGCGCCATCTCGTACAACAAGGGCTGCTACATCGGGCAGGAGGTGATTGCCCGCGCCACCTTCCGCGGCCACATGAACCGCAAGCTCACCGGCCTGCTGCTCGGCGAGGCCGAGGCCGTGCCCGGCACGGAGCTGCGCAAGGGCGAGAAGAAGGTGGGCTGGCTCACCAGCGTGGTGCACTCCCCGGCCCAGGGCCAGCGCGTCGCGCTGGGCTACGTCCACCGGGACCACCTGGATCCGGGCACGGAGCTGACGCTCGCCGAGGGCCCCACCGTGAAGGTGGCCCCCCTGCCCTTCCGTCCATAG